One bacterium genomic region harbors:
- a CDS encoding polyphenol oxidase family protein → MNTPHKFNKDNSYWKFKDKYLEFEKWDGVEVVVSLRGYKKEIKDSLESKAKLITGKQVHGNKVLIVSEPGEYECDGFITNKSGIYLGVSTADCMPVFIYEKRNKIISLLHAGRKGTQEGILHEALCILQQDFNSDAKDISILFGPAICPLCYEYDLWENNYKQAKDMGVTDIINPEICTAESLDMFYSYRKERTPERMLSAICLR, encoded by the coding sequence ATGAACACACCACATAAATTTAATAAAGACAATTCGTATTGGAAATTCAAAGATAAATATTTGGAGTTTGAGAAATGGGATGGGGTAGAAGTAGTAGTAAGTTTACGAGGATATAAAAAAGAAATAAAAGATTCGCTTGAGAGCAAGGCAAAATTAATAACGGGAAAACAGGTCCACGGCAACAAAGTTCTTATTGTATCCGAACCCGGTGAGTACGAGTGCGACGGGTTTATTACAAATAAAAGCGGTATTTATCTTGGGGTATCCACTGCGGATTGTATGCCTGTATTTATTTATGAGAAAAGGAATAAAATAATAAGTCTTTTGCATGCAGGAAGAAAAGGCACGCAAGAAGGTATTCTTCATGAAGCGCTTTGTATTTTACAACAGGATTTTAATTCGGATGCTAAGGATATTTCCATATTATTTGGACCGGCGATATGTCCACTGTGTTATGAGTATGACTTATGGGAAAACAATTATAAGCAGGCAAAGGATATGGGAGTAACGGATATTATAAATCCCGAAATATGCACGGCGGAGAGCCTTGATATGTTTTATTCCTATCGGAAAGAACGAACCCCGGAAAGAATGTTATCGGCGATTTGTTTGCGGTAA
- a CDS encoding signal peptidase II, protein MRKKIILSLVLLDQLAKLFSFVLQKSHLNIPGLTYIKSKGYLFGIFVFIPYNRILVIGLLLISLYIIVLFFRFYWLKFKRTRLSYVSFSFIMGGFLGNGIDCIIFGYVRDMISIPVYISTNLSDLFIGIGLLILAIELLFNKDFRKVGLILKSPKGELESIRPLGSLIVQDFKNVYKRIKCR, encoded by the coding sequence TTGAGAAAAAAGATAATTCTATCTTTGGTTCTTTTGGACCAACTTGCAAAATTATTCTCCTTTGTATTACAAAAATCACACCTTAATATCCCGGGGTTAACTTATATTAAAAGCAAGGGATACCTGTTTGGAATTTTTGTTTTCATCCCTTATAATAGAATATTGGTTATCGGGTTATTGCTTATAAGTTTGTATATTATCGTTTTATTTTTTAGGTTTTACTGGTTAAAATTTAAGCGCACCCGGTTAAGTTATGTTTCATTTTCTTTTATTATGGGAGGTTTTTTAGGAAATGGAATAGACTGCATTATATTTGGATATGTAAGAGATATGATATCCATTCCCGTATATATTTCTACGAACCTGTCTGATTTATTTATAGGCATAGGACTTTTAATATTGGCAATAGAATTATTGTTTAATAAAGATTTCCGAAAGGTCGGGTTAATATTGAAATCGCCAAAAGGAGAACTAGAATCCATTCGCCCTTTAGGTAGTTTGATAGTTCAGGATTTTAAAAATGTTTACAAACGGATAAAATGTCGTTAA
- the dnaN gene encoding DNA polymerase III subunit beta has protein sequence MKIKIKKENLERLLSKVYPILPGKSAMPALTNVLLEAKDKELSISATDLETAITSIDKTEVKAEGSIALNGKDFYGMVRELPNKDIEISVDNLSAKITCEKIKFNIQGMDKSDFPNLLSVKKQRKVTLPFEVLQKGVEKTLFAASTGEISSIISGALFDLQQEEFRIIATDGHRMAIYKNKIKLGNIMRFVISPKVWKEVANFSSGVDIYFNENTVGLFSEDTVIVSRIMEGEFPPYEAVIPKHNDKTLTVLKEELNSAVKRALVVAPDISHLLKFKLSNESVTIEANSERGEVKEEIPCKYKGDSIEIGYNGNYILSVINKIGTESVKFLLKDPEAAALIVPDIPKKEEKEEELVYLLMPIKLI, from the coding sequence ATGAAAATAAAAATAAAAAAAGAAAACCTTGAACGGCTTTTAAGCAAGGTATACCCTATTCTGCCGGGGAAGAGCGCAATGCCGGCATTAACAAACGTACTCTTAGAAGCGAAAGACAAAGAACTCAGCATAAGCGCAACAGACCTTGAAACCGCAATTACCTCCATAGATAAAACAGAAGTCAAAGCGGAGGGAAGTATAGCGTTGAACGGCAAAGATTTCTATGGTATGGTAAGAGAATTGCCGAACAAGGACATTGAAATATCCGTTGATAACTTAAGCGCAAAAATCACCTGTGAAAAAATAAAATTCAACATCCAGGGTATGGACAAATCCGATTTTCCAAATCTTCTCAGCGTAAAAAAACAAAGAAAGGTTACGCTTCCTTTTGAAGTATTACAAAAGGGAGTAGAAAAGACTTTATTTGCCGCATCTACCGGAGAAATCAGCAGTATAATAAGCGGGGCGTTGTTTGATTTACAGCAAGAAGAATTCAGAATCATAGCAACGGACGGACACAGGATGGCTATATATAAGAACAAAATAAAATTAGGAAACATAATGCGATTTGTTATCTCTCCTAAAGTATGGAAAGAAGTTGCCAATTTTTCATCGGGAGTAGATATTTATTTTAACGAAAATACGGTTGGACTTTTTTCGGAAGATACGGTTATCGTATCACGAATAATGGAAGGGGAGTTCCCTCCCTATGAAGCGGTTATCCCAAAGCACAATGACAAGACATTAACCGTTTTAAAAGAAGAACTTAATTCTGCGGTAAAGAGAGCTTTAGTAGTTGCGCCAGACATAAGTCATCTGTTGAAATTCAAGTTATCCAACGAGTCGGTCACGATAGAAGCAAACTCCGAAAGAGGCGAAGTAAAAGAAGAGATTCCGTGCAAGTATAAAGGCGACTCAATTGAAATAGGCTATAACGGAAATTATATTTTATCCGTAATAAACAAGATAGGGACAGAAAGTGTAAAGTTCTTGCTTAAAGATCCTGAAGCCGCGGCATTGATTGTTCCCGACATTCCCAAGAAAGAAGAGAAAGAAGAAGAACTTGTTTATCTTCTAATGCCTATTAAATTGATATAA
- the accD gene encoding acetyl-CoA carboxylase, carboxyltransferase subunit beta, whose protein sequence is MWFKKEKGIEVTTIKREVPNGLWVKCDECGEILYKKELAKNLWICEFCNYHFKISARKYIEILTDEFKELDIDIQTANPLQFEGYLDKIKAASEKTGQKEAIIIGEGKIGNYKIALGVMDFRFVGGSMGSVVGELVTKAIEFALSSKIPLTIINASGGARMQEGILSLMQMAKTSAALSELAEAHIPYISILTNPTTAGVMASYASLGDVVISEPKALLGFAGPRVIQDTIKQELPKGFQKAEFCLEHGLIDAVVSRDKLKKTLIGIFDFFGVGKEETKQEINN, encoded by the coding sequence ATGTGGTTCAAAAAAGAAAAAGGTATAGAAGTTACTACCATCAAGCGAGAAGTCCCTAATGGCTTATGGGTCAAGTGCGACGAATGCGGGGAAATTCTTTACAAAAAGGAACTGGCAAAGAACTTATGGATATGCGAATTCTGCAATTATCACTTTAAGATTTCCGCCCGCAAATACATAGAAATACTGACGGACGAATTCAAGGAATTGGACATTGATATCCAAACGGCTAACCCTCTTCAATTTGAAGGGTACCTGGATAAAATAAAAGCCGCGTCCGAAAAAACAGGACAAAAAGAAGCGATTATTATTGGAGAAGGTAAAATTGGAAATTACAAAATTGCATTAGGGGTTATGGATTTCAGATTCGTAGGCGGGTCAATGGGGTCTGTCGTTGGCGAACTTGTAACCAAAGCAATTGAGTTTGCGCTTTCGAGCAAAATCCCATTAACCATTATCAATGCTTCCGGCGGTGCAAGAATGCAGGAAGGAATTTTATCGCTTATGCAAATGGCAAAAACGTCAGCCGCACTATCCGAATTAGCCGAAGCGCACATACCATATATAAGCATTCTAACAAATCCTACCACGGCGGGAGTTATGGCGTCATACGCATCTCTGGGAGACGTAGTGATTTCGGAACCAAAAGCATTGCTTGGGTTTGCCGGTCCAAGAGTCATACAGGACACGATAAAACAGGAGTTACCTAAAGGTTTTCAAAAAGCAGAATTTTGTCTTGAGCATGGTTTAATTGATGCCGTCGTTTCCAGAGATAAACTCAAAAAAACTCTTATCGGAATATTTGACTTTTTCGGAGTAGGAAAAGAAGAAACAAAACAAGAAATAAACAATTAG
- a CDS encoding Fic family protein: protein MGDILFGLKFDSSRINDVLVRIEAYRLSIDGLMFPKEWQETLRHLNIIRAIHGTTAIEGNQKTQEEVAQALSVDKTVSLSKYAPDDAQITNADNACHWIEDNFKTPRPLTEEMILHLHFLLTTKSDESDNAPYRGVTPSITVGSNSFGGVHRPPEGGENIHRLMKEFIGFMNCREVTSQPPVIQALVGHFFLVTLHPFGNGNGRTARCLESLIMYQHGVNTYGFYSLSNYFYRNRDRYFTLLQKTRTENNWDITEFLEFGLKGFVDELSRIEKYIKEKIKRVMYRNLIYSANKQKISARRRLLSDRETSMLLYILEQEPAIDPFVDIASPELWFSEFVENALIKKLYADKSNKTLLRELIALQTKGFIDYQKDNTKNDYKISINFGAISRY, encoded by the coding sequence ATGGGAGACATATTATTTGGATTAAAGTTTGATTCTTCAAGAATTAACGATGTTCTTGTCAGGATAGAAGCCTATAGATTGTCTATAGATGGACTTATGTTTCCTAAGGAATGGCAGGAAACTCTCCGGCATCTTAATATCATCCGGGCTATTCATGGGACTACCGCCATAGAGGGGAACCAAAAAACCCAGGAAGAAGTTGCTCAAGCTCTTTCTGTAGATAAGACGGTTTCGCTTTCGAAATATGCTCCGGACGATGCTCAAATTACAAATGCCGATAATGCGTGTCATTGGATAGAAGATAATTTTAAGACACCACGACCATTAACCGAAGAAATGATTTTGCATTTACACTTTTTACTTACTACGAAAAGCGATGAAAGCGACAATGCCCCCTATCGTGGCGTTACTCCTTCTATAACAGTCGGTTCTAATAGTTTCGGGGGTGTTCATAGACCACCTGAGGGCGGGGAGAATATACATCGTCTTATGAAAGAGTTTATAGGGTTTATGAACTGCAGGGAAGTGACTTCTCAGCCGCCGGTAATTCAAGCTCTTGTAGGACATTTTTTTCTTGTAACACTACATCCGTTTGGTAATGGGAATGGGCGTACTGCTCGTTGTCTTGAATCGCTTATTATGTATCAGCACGGGGTTAATACTTATGGGTTTTATTCTCTTTCTAATTATTTTTATCGCAACCGGGACAGGTATTTCACATTACTGCAAAAGACCAGAACCGAGAATAATTGGGACATTACAGAATTTTTAGAATTTGGGCTGAAGGGGTTTGTAGACGAGTTATCCCGTATTGAGAAGTATATAAAAGAAAAGATTAAACGTGTGATGTATAGAAATTTAATTTATAGCGCAAACAAGCAAAAAATCAGCGCTCGTCGTCGTTTGTTAAGTGACAGGGAAACGAGCATGTTGTTATATATATTAGAGCAAGAGCCCGCAATAGACCCATTTGTTGATATTGCGTCTCCGGAGTTATGGTTTTCGGAGTTTGTTGAGAACGCTTTAATAAAGAAGCTTTATGCGGACAAATCTAATAAAACTTTATTGAGGGAATTGATTGCGCTTCAGACAAAAGGTTTTATAGATTACCAGAAAGATAATACAAAAAATGATTACAAAATCAGTATAAATTTTGGGGCTATTAGTAGATATTAG
- a CDS encoding helix-hairpin-helix domain-containing protein, translating into MFMVTFFIFFVVSSDNPAIGQTSFEGAIASDNLADELQTLKDNPISINTAKEQELLSIYWITPELAKSIVLTRQKSGEFKKINDLKNVPGMTGEILKLITPYIRIGAPKKPDNYSIQMRQRVQDNLPETEDTAGIPYKTYTRLKIDYKKVSSSALIEKDYYEKSYYDFASAGIMLQNYGIVEKIVAGDYVLDFAENLFFGVPPGATFKSQGMIKGRSKGIKLNTTSGENNFLRGTGIELKPIHYIKNYLFFASTPIDGKIEGDEIKIYYDYEGDHSTSTGMEKKDRIKENLLGTRFEYNNKLKVGATVYRNTYYSNPEGNELGTHDVFSMDLSGSYTGIEWFAETGKCDSVWAGIGGLEYRKPEFKIGSLYRYYPSLFYTFHGTPFSDRSITTAGELAEKGNYLYAGYKVSNNTLLNCYCDFFARLPNSDLTKPVSNGTEYSFDVEQKVNNIVSLTGKYAYKKLDESTDQQFRLQTDISCKNKINFRFRVERIVTESSAGNSGYVGIGGRAFKKLLFDTRVALFETTPLMYEYEADLPGLMTNQCISGKGKRWYLFLKYNIYSALSISGKYSMLSKESTLGSQKYGLQIDFKK; encoded by the coding sequence ATGTTCATGGTAACTTTTTTTATATTCTTTGTTGTAAGCTCTGATAATCCCGCGATAGGTCAAACAAGTTTTGAAGGAGCTATTGCATCTGATAATCTGGCAGATGAGTTGCAAACACTAAAAGACAATCCCATTTCTATAAATACTGCCAAAGAACAGGAACTTCTTTCTATATACTGGATTACCCCCGAACTCGCAAAATCAATTGTCCTTACAAGACAAAAATCAGGGGAGTTTAAAAAAATAAATGACCTTAAAAATGTGCCGGGGATGACAGGAGAAATTCTTAAACTAATAACTCCTTATATAAGAATAGGTGCCCCCAAAAAACCTGATAATTATTCCATACAAATGCGTCAAAGGGTACAGGATAATCTGCCTGAAACAGAAGACACTGCAGGTATCCCATACAAAACATATACGCGGTTAAAGATTGATTATAAGAAAGTTTCTTCCTCGGCATTGATAGAAAAAGATTACTACGAAAAAAGTTATTATGATTTTGCCTCTGCCGGGATAATGTTACAAAATTATGGAATTGTAGAAAAAATTGTAGCCGGTGACTATGTTCTGGATTTTGCCGAAAATTTGTTTTTTGGTGTCCCGCCGGGAGCTACATTTAAATCTCAGGGAATGATTAAAGGAAGGTCAAAGGGCATAAAACTTAATACAACTTCAGGAGAAAACAATTTTTTGCGGGGAACGGGTATAGAATTAAAACCTATACATTATATAAAAAACTATTTGTTTTTTGCAAGTACTCCAATAGACGGAAAAATAGAAGGGGATGAAATTAAAATATATTATGATTACGAAGGAGACCATTCGACCTCTACCGGGATGGAGAAAAAAGACAGAATCAAAGAAAACTTACTCGGGACAAGATTTGAATATAACAACAAATTAAAAGTCGGAGCGACTGTTTATAGAAATACCTATTATTCAAACCCCGAAGGGAATGAATTAGGAACACATGATGTATTTAGTATGGATTTATCGGGTTCGTATACGGGCATAGAATGGTTTGCTGAAACGGGTAAATGCGATAGTGTTTGGGCAGGGATAGGCGGGTTGGAATACCGAAAACCGGAATTTAAAATCGGCTCTCTCTATAGATATTATCCTTCTTTGTTTTACACTTTTCACGGTACGCCATTTAGCGACAGGTCAATAACTACTGCCGGAGAACTGGCAGAAAAAGGGAATTATTTATACGCCGGATACAAAGTTTCAAACAATACTTTGCTTAATTGTTATTGTGATTTTTTTGCTCGTTTGCCTAATTCGGACTTAACAAAACCTGTTTCAAATGGCACGGAGTATTCTTTTGATGTCGAACAAAAAGTTAACAATATTGTTTCTCTTACAGGTAAATATGCCTATAAAAAATTGGACGAGTCTACTGACCAACAATTTAGATTACAAACGGATATATCTTGTAAAAATAAAATAAATTTTAGATTTAGAGTTGAAAGAATAGTAACCGAAAGTAGTGCAGGAAATTCAGGGTATGTGGGGATAGGCGGAAGAGCGTTTAAGAAGTTGTTGTTTGACACAAGAGTAGCGTTATTCGAAACCACTCCTTTAATGTATGAATATGAAGCGGATTTACCGGGGTTAATGACGAACCAATGTATAAGCGGAAAAGGAAAAAGGTGGTATTTGTTTCTAAAATATAATATTTATTCTGCTTTGAGCATTAGCGGAAAATATTCGATGTTGTCCAAAGAGAGTACTTTGGGTAGTCAAAAATATGGATTACAAATAGATTTTAAAAAATAG
- a CDS encoding T9SS type A sorting domain-containing protein, with protein MQILILSFIINNLFMQTDWMGGSGLQGPVTSWSTRYLSGDSITAATEGQVSLIATQWTYSNWVKHTIEANPTISGYFQGLMPADVDKDGLADCIACSDTLQVAWYKNLGGYTFQKNIIDNSASSSICWCTYPYDLDKDDDIDVLVAGKKGVFWYENQNPVWVCHIVDTSKGFHRIFATDVELDGDIDIIAVDNNDSYFYCGDIYLFRNPGNNQFTKDTIADFSVDESWRVYPADFNGDGYPDLYAVHRNVLIFLNDQTGHFSQSFSAIGGKNYDGAWAIDIDMDGDKDLVCGDADNGGFDTFLNDGTGFNFTRTLLAGTDTVKTGAYTDGGIAADIDLDSIPDIAGTCASVGFFRQSPGSPLNFSLYDISPASGSHWIYAAPMGPKCIPSVDLLVSNLGEHTVFENQMLTGFAKYGDIESSILQFSSQNRSLQWFGWETCLPDSGTLNFYWRADTIAGNVLSNAWNGPYTATNKIDSFALPANPHAQFFQYKVEFTPTITAPVDVAVLYKVWFTDTLPIAGIAENTPVKTQTKLLVSGDKILLSVERPINNADVSIYNSAGEKMTTLFKGTIANHKYEFKPTLKSKGVYLVVLSNKEGNKSSIIETTKFIKYK; from the coding sequence ATGCAGATTTTAATATTATCTTTTATTATAAATAATTTATTTATGCAAACTGACTGGATGGGAGGTTCCGGACTACAGGGACCGGTAACCAGCTGGTCAACCAGATATTTATCGGGAGATAGCATAACCGCAGCAACGGAAGGACAGGTTTCTCTTATTGCCACACAATGGACTTACAGCAACTGGGTGAAACATACAATAGAAGCAAACCCCACAATATCCGGATATTTCCAGGGACTTATGCCTGCAGATGTAGACAAAGACGGGTTAGCAGATTGCATCGCCTGTTCCGATACACTTCAGGTGGCCTGGTATAAGAATTTAGGGGGATATACTTTTCAAAAAAATATTATAGACAATAGCGCGTCCTCTTCTATTTGTTGGTGTACTTATCCTTACGACCTCGACAAAGACGACGATATAGACGTATTAGTTGCAGGGAAAAAAGGTGTATTCTGGTATGAAAATCAAAACCCCGTCTGGGTTTGCCATATCGTAGACACTTCTAAAGGATTTCATAGAATTTTTGCAACTGACGTTGAACTTGATGGAGATATAGATATTATCGCGGTAGACAACAATGATTCTTACTTCTATTGTGGAGATATTTATTTATTCCGCAACCCCGGGAACAATCAATTTACAAAAGACACCATTGCTGATTTTTCAGTTGATGAATCGTGGAGAGTTTATCCTGCGGATTTTAATGGTGATGGGTATCCGGATTTATATGCCGTTCACAGAAACGTTCTTATCTTTTTAAATGACCAAACAGGACATTTCTCTCAATCCTTTTCTGCAATAGGCGGAAAAAATTATGACGGCGCATGGGCGATAGACATAGATATGGATGGGGATAAAGACCTTGTTTGTGGAGATGCTGACAACGGAGGTTTTGATACTTTTCTTAACGATGGTACCGGATTCAATTTCACAAGAACATTATTAGCCGGAACAGATACAGTTAAAACAGGAGCTTATACTGATGGTGGAATAGCCGCAGACATAGATTTAGACAGTATTCCTGATATAGCCGGAACCTGCGCCAGCGTAGGATTCTTTCGTCAAAGCCCGGGCAGTCCCTTAAATTTCAGTCTTTATGACATAAGCCCTGCGAGCGGTTCTCACTGGATATATGCGGCTCCAATGGGACCAAAATGCATTCCCAGTGTAGACTTGCTTGTTTCCAACTTGGGAGAGCATACGGTTTTTGAAAACCAAATGCTTACCGGTTTTGCAAAGTACGGGGACATAGAATCTTCAATACTTCAATTTAGCAGTCAAAATCGCAGCCTTCAATGGTTTGGTTGGGAAACCTGTCTCCCGGATTCCGGGACTCTGAATTTTTATTGGCGCGCAGATACCATTGCGGGCAATGTGCTTTCTAATGCGTGGAATGGACCATATACTGCAACAAATAAAATTGATAGTTTTGCCTTGCCTGCCAATCCTCATGCTCAGTTTTTCCAATATAAAGTTGAATTTACTCCTACTATAACCGCCCCGGTAGATGTTGCCGTCCTTTATAAAGTATGGTTTACGGACACGCTCCCGATAGCCGGGATAGCAGAAAACACACCCGTCAAAACGCAAACAAAATTACTTGTATCTGGAGATAAAATTTTATTATCCGTTGAAAGACCAATTAACAATGCCGATGTTTCCATATACAATTCTGCAGGGGAAAAAATGACCACTCTCTTCAAGGGAACGATTGCCAATCATAAATATGAATTCAAACCTACCCTTAAATCAAAAGGCGTATATCTTGTCGTGCTTTCTAACAAGGAAGGAAATAAATCCAGTATAATAGAAACAACAAAGTTTATTAAATATAAATAG
- a CDS encoding thioesterase family protein, translating into MSQTLTNKLKLRVSYADTDQMSVVYYSRYFEYFERGRTELLREIGLPYADMEKKDLKLPVIESHCEYKKGIKYDELIVIKTCLIEPPKSTLRMDYEILDETEKEIRARGYTVHSFVNQYGKAIRPPKDFVALITKYIVG; encoded by the coding sequence ATGTCGCAAACGCTAACTAATAAACTAAAATTACGCGTATCGTATGCCGATACGGACCAGATGAGTGTCGTATATTACTCCAGATATTTTGAATATTTTGAAAGAGGAAGAACCGAATTACTGCGGGAAATAGGTTTGCCTTATGCGGATATGGAAAAGAAAGACTTAAAACTTCCCGTAATCGAATCACATTGCGAATACAAAAAAGGAATAAAATATGACGAACTAATTGTAATAAAAACCTGCCTTATCGAACCACCAAAATCCACATTAAGAATGGACTATGAAATTCTCGACGAAACGGAAAAAGAAATAAGGGCAAGAGGTTATACCGTCCACTCTTTCGTTAACCAATACGGCAAAGCAATCAGACCACCGAAAGATTTTGTAGCGCTTATTACAAAATATATCGTTGGTTAA
- the gmhB gene encoding D-glycero-beta-D-manno-heptose 1,7-bisphosphate 7-phosphatase has translation MNKAVFIDRDGTIITEKGYLSDPSGVEILPTAVEGVRLLKEAGFKIAVVTNQSGVGRGYFSLDELNNVHQYVLDYFQKNKASIDKVYFCPHAPDDNCKCRKPKPGMIEQAQQDLNIDLSQSYMIGDSVEDIHLGQGKGVLSVLVLTGYGEDTKTKTTPDFIANSFLEAVQWILRNPRKG, from the coding sequence ATGAACAAAGCAGTTTTTATAGACCGCGACGGAACGATAATAACGGAAAAGGGTTATCTTTCAGACCCTTCGGGCGTTGAGATTTTACCGACAGCAGTAGAGGGGGTTCGGTTATTAAAAGAAGCCGGGTTCAAAATTGCAGTAGTAACGAATCAATCCGGCGTAGGAAGAGGTTATTTTTCTTTAGACGAATTAAATAATGTTCATCAATATGTGTTAGATTATTTTCAAAAGAACAAAGCGTCTATTGATAAAGTATATTTTTGTCCTCACGCTCCGGATGATAATTGTAAATGCAGAAAGCCAAAACCCGGGATGATCGAACAAGCTCAACAGGACTTAAATATAGATTTGTCTCAATCCTATATGATTGGAGATTCGGTAGAAGACATACATTTAGGACAGGGCAAAGGTGTGCTTTCCGTACTTGTATTGACAGGATACGGTGAAGACACAAAAACCAAAACAACTCCTGATTTTATTGCAAATAGTTTCCTCGAAGCTGTACAGTGGATATTGCGGAATCCGCGGAAGGGGTAA
- a CDS encoding cysteine synthase family protein translates to MWNKSLLESVGNTPLVKLNKVNGKGTILAKLEFLNPGFSIKSRTAFYILNKAEKSGKLKPGATIIDSSGGNTAIGMGIYGSIKGYKVKVTANDTISPQKYSLLKSLGVDVVLCPSDVPPDSPKSAYLTARALAESVANSFFLDQFNNPDNPSAHYETTGPEIWEQTEHRVDYLVAGMGTGGTISGIAKFLKEKNPGVKVIGVDPVGSVYYEYFKSKKLVEVTGGEDIEGIGSNRICKVINFDIIDDVIRVKDKDAFLMARRLMREESICSGGSAGAAVWAATETAKKLDTNKIIVVILPDTGRNYLSTIFNDEWMKGKGFL, encoded by the coding sequence ATGTGGAATAAAAGTTTATTAGAAAGCGTAGGAAATACTCCTCTTGTAAAACTTAATAAAGTTAACGGCAAGGGGACTATTCTGGCAAAGCTTGAGTTTTTAAATCCCGGGTTTTCAATAAAAAGCAGGACTGCGTTTTACATATTGAACAAGGCAGAGAAAAGTGGAAAACTAAAACCCGGCGCAACTATTATTGACAGTTCTGGCGGAAATACTGCAATAGGAATGGGAATATACGGAAGTATAAAAGGGTACAAAGTAAAAGTTACGGCAAACGATACGATAAGTCCGCAAAAATATAGTTTGCTTAAATCGCTCGGGGTTGACGTCGTTTTATGTCCTTCGGATGTTCCTCCCGATTCTCCAAAATCTGCTTACTTGACTGCAAGAGCTCTTGCAGAATCCGTTGCAAATAGTTTTTTCTTAGACCAGTTTAATAATCCCGATAATCCTTCTGCGCATTACGAAACAACGGGACCCGAAATCTGGGAACAAACGGAACACCGTGTAGATTATCTGGTTGCCGGTATGGGCACGGGTGGAACGATTTCCGGGATAGCTAAATTTTTGAAAGAAAAAAATCCCGGGGTTAAAGTAATCGGAGTTGACCCTGTAGGTTCTGTATATTATGAGTATTTTAAGAGCAAAAAACTTGTTGAAGTAACCGGCGGTGAAGACATTGAAGGCATTGGAAGTAATAGGATTTGCAAGGTTATAAATTTTGACATTATTGACGATGTTATCCGGGTTAAAGACAAAGACGCGTTTCTTATGGCGCGCAGATTAATGAGAGAAGAGTCTATTTGTTCGGGCGGTTCGGCAGGAGCAGCAGTATGGGCGGCAACTGAAACAGCGAAAAAATTAGATACCAATAAAATAATTGTTGTGATACTGCCTGACACGGGACGTAATTATCTTAGCACTATTTTTAACGATGAGTGGATGAAAGGAAAGGGGTTTTTATGA
- a CDS encoding NifU family protein, translating into MNELIEKILNERIRPLLARDGGNVEVIEVKDGVVKVKLTGACHGCPMAQVTITKLVEKKIMDELPEIKQVIAIS; encoded by the coding sequence ATGAATGAACTTATAGAAAAAATATTGAACGAAAGAATCAGACCGCTTCTGGCAAGAGACGGGGGAAATGTGGAAGTAATTGAAGTAAAAGATGGTGTCGTTAAGGTCAAACTCACGGGAGCCTGTCATGGGTGCCCTATGGCACAAGTAACCATTACAAAACTCGTGGAGAAAAAAATTATGGACGAATTGCCCGAAATAAAACAGGTAATAGCAATTTCATAA